A window from Populus trichocarpa isolate Nisqually-1 chromosome 3, P.trichocarpa_v4.1, whole genome shotgun sequence encodes these proteins:
- the LOC127905100 gene encoding photosystem I P700 chlorophyll a apoprotein A1-like, translating to MIIRSPEPEVKILVDRDPIKTSFEEWARPGHFSRTIAKGPDTTTWIWNLHVDAHDFDSHTSDLEEISRKVFSAHFGQLSIIFLWLSGMYFHGARFSNYEAWLSDPTHIGPSAQVVRPIVGQEILNGDVGGGFREIQITSGFFQIWRASGITNELQLYCTAIGALVFAALMLFAGWFHYHKAAPKLAWFQDVESMLNHHLAGLLGLGSLSWAGHQVHISLPINQFLNAGVDPKEIPLPHEFILGMFESVVIIAF from the coding sequence ATGATTATTCGTTCGCCGGAACCAGAAGTAAAAATTTTGGTAGATAGGGATCCCATCAAAACTTCTTTCGAGGAATGGGCCAGACCCGGTCATTTCTCAAGAACAATAGCTAAAGGACCTGATACTACCACTTGGATCTGGAACCTACATGTTGATGCTCACGATTTCGATAGCCATACCAGTGATTTGGAAGAGATCTCCCGAAAAGTCTTTAGTGCTCATTTCGGCCAACTCTCCATCATCTTTCTTTGGCTGAGTGGCATGTATTTCCACGGTGCTCGTTTTTCCAATTATGAAGCATGGCTAAGCGATCCTACTCACATTGGGCCTAGCGCCCAAGTAGTTAGGCCAATAGTGGGCCAAGAAATATTGAATGGTGAtgtgggtgggggtttccgagAAATACAAATAACCTCCGGTTTTTTTCAGATTTGGAGAGCATCTGGAATAACTAATGAATTACAATTGTATTGTACGGCAATTGGTGCATTGGTCTTTGCAGCCTTAATGCTTTTTGCTGGTTGGTTCCATTATCACAAAGCTGCTCCAAAATTGGCTTGGTTCCAAGATGTAGAATCTATGTTAAATCACCATTTAGCAGGGCTACTAGGGCTTGGGTCTCTTTCTTGGGCGGGGCATCAAGTCCATATATCTTTACCAATTAACCAATTTCTAAACGCTGGAGTAGATCCTAAAGAGATCCCACTTCCTCATGAATTTATCTTGGGGATGTTTGAAAGTGTAGTAattattgctttttaa
- the LOC7478350 gene encoding protein NODULATION SIGNALING PATHWAY 1, translated as MTIEGSEPNQASDHILDWLEDSVSFLPSFLDDPYNAADIDPYQWWEQAEEICQDLANTNTNTNTSLSSSTTTSTITNINTTSLISPNNPTISNHPPTSTSKKRKDPEDLVPKTSQNHNQRRNLNHRINKEDQDGEAVVGEVVAVKKSNGNKKSTNKSTGNNSNNGNKKEGRWAEQLLNPCAAAITIGNLSRVQHLLYVLHELASPTGDANHRLAAYGLRALTHHLSSSSTVSSASIGTVTFASTEPKFFQKALLKFYEVSPWFAFPNNIANASILQVLGQEQDPTRILHILDIGVSHGVQWPTLLEALTRRPGGPPPLVRITVITATTENDQSTEPPFSIGPPGDNFPSRLLGFAKFMNINLEIKRLDGYPLQKLSGRIIDAKPEEALIVCAQFRLHHLNHNTPDERTEFFRVLRRLEPKGVILSENNMDCSCNSCGDFATGFSRRVQYLWRFLDSTSSAFKGRESEERRMMEGEGSKALTNRGEMNEGIDKWCERMKGVGFVGEMFGEDAIDGARALLRKYDGNWEMRTGGKDGCVGLWWKGQPVSFCSLWKLDMKGSDS; from the coding sequence ATGACCATTGAAGGATCAGAGCCAAACCAGGCATCAGATCACATATTGGATTGGCTAGAGGATTCAGTATCATTCCTACCATCTTTCTTGGATGATCCGTACAACGCAGCCGATATCGATCCCTATCAATGGTGGGAGCAAGCAGAAGAGATTTGCCAGGATCTAgccaacaccaacaccaacaccaacaccagTCTCAGCAGCAGCACGACCACAAGCACCATCACAAATATCAATACAACTAGCCTAATATCACCGAATAATCCCACCATATCTAATCATCCACCAACGTCCACTTCAAAGAAGCGGAAAGATCCTGAAGACCTAGTTCCCAAAACATCCCAGAATCATAATCAGAGAAGGAATCTGAATCATCGGATAAACAAGGAAGACCAAGATGGTGAAGCAGTAGTTGGAGAAGTGGTGGCagtgaaaaaatcaaatggaaacAAGAAGAGCACCAACAAGAGCACAGGTAATAACTCAAATAACGGTAACAAGAAGGAAGGAAGATGGGCAGAACAGTTACTTAACCCCTGTGCAGCTGCTATTACTATTGGAAACTTGTCACGCGTGCAACACCTTCTCTATGTACTCCATGAGCTAGCCTCCCCAACTGGCGATGCTAACCACCGGCTAGCAGCTTATGGTCTTCGAGCGCTCACACATCACCTATCATCCTCGTCAACTGTGTCCTCGGCATCCATAGGAACCGTTACTTTCGCTTCTACTGAGCCAAAGTTCTTTCAAAAAGCTTTACTCAAATTCTACGAGGTTAGTCCTTGGTTTGCCTTCCCTAATAACATTGCAAATGCCTCTATCCTTCAAGTTCTTGGACAAGAACAAGATCCCACGCGAATCCTTCATATTCTTGATATTGGGGTCTCCCATGGTGTGCAGTGGCCTACACTTCTTGAGGCCTTGACTCGCCGGCCTGGAGGACCTCCTCCTCTAGTACGCATCACAGTCATCACTGCCACCACTGAAAATGATCAAAGCACTGAGCCCCCCTTTTCAATAGGTCCGCCAGGAGACAATTTTCCCTCAAGACTACTTGGTTTTGCCAAGTTCATGAACATCAATTTGGAAATCAAGAGACTTGATGGCTACCCATTACAAAAACTTAGTGGAAGAATAATAGACGCCAAACCTGAAGAAGCCTTAATAGTTTGTGCGCAATTCAGACTCCATCATTTAAACCACAACACACCAGATGAAAGAACTGAGTTCTTTAGAGTTTTGAGAAGGTTGGAGCCAAAAGGCGTGATACTCAGCGAAAACAATATGGATTGTAGCTGCAACAGTTGTGGGGATTTTGCAACAGGATTCTCACGGAGAGTACAGTATTTATGGAGGTTTTTGGACTCAACAAGCTCAGCTTTCAAAGGGCGAGAGAGTGAAGAAAGACGGATGATGGAAGGAGAGGGTTCAAAGGCCTTAACAAATCGTGGAGAAATGAATGAAGGGATAGATAAATGGTGCGAGAGGATGAAAGGGGTGGGATTTGTAGGCGAGATGTTTGGAGAAGATGCCATTGACGGAGCTCGTGCACTGTTGAGGAAGTATGATGGTAACTGGGAGATGAGAACGGGAGGGAAAGATGGGTGCGTGGGGCTATGGTGGAAAGGGCAAcctgtttctttttgttcattATGGAAATTGGATATGAAAGGAAGTGACAGTTAA
- the LOC112326879 gene encoding auxin-binding protein ABP19a translates to MKMLHFAVLFALLFSSSSHAADFCVAKLKGAGSPAGYACRMPSNVTVDDFVFTGLGVAGNTTNIISAAVTPAFVQQFPGVNGLGLSMARLDLAPAGVIPMHTHPGASEILFVVQGKITAGFISSSANTVYVKTLKKGDVMVFPRGLLHFQINAAGIQAIAVVSFSDPDPGLQITDFAFFANDLSSELLEKSTFLDDAQVKKLKKVLGGTG, encoded by the coding sequence ATGAAAATGCTTCACTTTGCCGTTCTCTTTGCTCTCCTGTTTTCTTCCTCCTCTCATGCAGCTGATTTCTGTGTTGCAAAACTAAAGGGTGCAGGAAGCCCTGCGGGGTACGCCTGCAGAATGCCCTCAAATGTCACAGTCGATGATTTTGTGTTTACTGGCCTTGGCGTTGCTGGTAACACTACCAATATCATCAGTGCTGCTGTCACCCCAGCTTTTGTACAGCAATTTCCTGGTGTAAATGGGCTCGGTCTATCCATGGCTCGACTAGACCTAGCACCAGCTGGTGTTATCCCGATGCACACTCACCCGGGTGCATCCGAAATCTTATTCGTGGTGCAAGGTAAGATCACTGCTGGATTCATTTCCAGCTCGGCCAACACTGTTTACGTTAAGACTCTTAAGAAGGGTGATGTTATGGTGTTTCCACGAGGGTTGCTTCACTTTCAAATCAATGCTGCTGGGATACAAGCAATCGCTGTTGTTAGCTTTAGTGACCCTGATCCTGGCCTCCAAATCACTGATTTTGCGTTCTTTGCCAACGACTTGTCCTCAGAACTGCTGGAGAAATCAACTTTTCTTGATGATGCTCAAGTTAAAAAGCTCAAGAAAGTTCTTGGTGGAACTGGCTAG